The Mycosarcoma maydis chromosome 8, whole genome shotgun sequence DNA segment TTCTTGACCTGCCAAGGTACACCATCCGCGATTTCACTGCTAAGCGCCGGGCCCTTGAATCTCATCTCTCACCACCAGAACACAGGAGAAGGAAAGGGGAGAAGGCCAGAAGCGAACGAAGGTCCGTGCTTAACTGCGAATGCAGCTTTACTTTATATTCCTTTCCAAGCCCCTATATATTTACGATGGTAGGAGTTGGGTTGCCCAGAAAATTCCAATGAGACTTCATCGGCAGATTTTTTtctgttttttttttttcttttttttttttttgcttGGCGTCTTGTTTACGTGGCGTCCTTAAAAAGACAATGGAGAATGGTAACATAGCGCATCTCAGAGTCACAGTACTGTTCTGTAAGCTTTGGTCGCGAACACAAGTTTCAGAAGGAAGCATCGCGATAGAGGCGAACGAGAAGTTCTGCTCACAGCACATACCGACGCCACTTTGTGAGTTGGAACAATCCGACTGGGGGGCAAAGCCTTTCACGTTTAGTTTGCCGAGACTCGAGCATGGCATTGTGTCAACAcagcctcgagcttcaAAGTGGCATGTAGGTCAGGGTGTGAACACGTCACATAATAGCCATGCCAGCGGAATTTGCAGCACAACGAGTGTCCTGGTGCGCGAGGTATCGCGGCCCCCGCGTGCCATGAATAGGGCAAGTCGATATCAACGTAAAGATGGTCAAGTCGCATTGTCTTTCTGTTAGACATCCACTTCCTTGTCAAACAGTAGTTGAGATATCAGGGGACGACCATTCAAGCAGGATTAATCGAATGAGGGTGTATTGGAGGTAAGACGAAGTGCGTGGCAATTTTCAGGTCTGACTCTGAGCAGATGGGTTCGGATCTGAGTAAGGGTCTGGGCACCCTATTCGAAAGATAATTACTTATAGTTATGGACGATCCGAAGATGCCATTAGTGCTAAGAAAGGCCACTCAACACTGCACACGGACTCCGCAGTCGGCACTGCCCAAGACACATCACTGTCTCAACTAGGCCCATTCCTGCACAACGTGCCGAGTCAAGATGTTCATCGAGTGCACTCTTGTCCGTGTATTGTGGGCGTGATGAAGGCTCTCACTTACCATTCCGGCCATTCTGGGGCTAATCTGCATTAAGGTAGGGATCTCGTGTCTCATTGCCAAGATTACCAACAAGATATCGCTAGTACATGCCGACGATGGCAGGAAGTGATTTCCAGTCTTGAGAGATCAAAATCGGGTGCGATACTTCCTCAGAGCCGATGTCCAAAGTGATTTAGACGACGAATCGAGCACGAATGACAAAGGACCGAACTGTTTTTGCTCCGGGTTATGCTCCAGTCAACAAACCGTCCCTCGTGGCCGTCATCGCGACGACATCAAGTCCAACCATCGGAATGGACCACTCTCTGTACAAAATGGATTATCGAGAGCGCGAGCCAGACGTGTCTGACATACAAATGTGAATAGAGTAGGGAGGGAAAGCAGTGCGTCTGCCGTATCCTGGCTGAATATCTGTTGCGGCTCTGACTATCCGATGTAGTAGCCCAAATTGGTTTTGGAACAGATTATGATCGCCTCTTCCTTTTGATAGTCGTCTAGGGGCACGAGCTTGGAAACTTGCGCGTAAAGTAATGTGTGAGGATGGATCAGGCGGCCTCGCGAATCGCTGCATCGAATCATGATTCCAGGAAGCTCAAAAAGGTGCGATTCGATGACGGTTTTCTCGGCGTGGGTTCCCGCTGTGATCTGGACGTGCAGGAGCGTGCATTTGCGAGTGCCCAGCTCCGCTCTTTTGTTGGAATCTTCAGCAAACAGTGTCGCATTTTGCCGCAGTATCCGGGACCCTGAcgtgcattcgtgattgtgattccGGATTTCACACTGTCAAGCATTTTTATGGTACGCGCGTCGTTCAGGATTTGCCTGTTCCAGAGGGTGTGACCCTTTACCATAGATTGCATTACCAAGCTTGCTTGCCAGGCACAACCCCGACAACCTGGTGAAACTAGGTATGAAGACTTTTCGCCCAGATCTCCTTTTTCGGCAATGTATACTGTTCTCACATTTGCGCGCAGTTGGACCGGAGAAAGCTTTTACCATTGCAGGTTCgaacgatgacgatgcttGTGATATCTGTTTTAGCTGCTGCCGATCGACGGAACCTGGTTTTGCCCGGAGCTAAGTTCTCAGCAGCTAGACAGCTCAAGAGCCGAGTTTTCAGCTCAAAAACCTTCCGAAACTCAGCCGTCGAGCAGCATTTAATCAAGATTGAAACCGCGCGAAGAGGTGCTAGTGTAAGCGCTCGGCACATGCCTGATGGCTGCTCTCGCCTGCAGACAAGGATTTTCTCCCAGCAAGGATTGTGTCTTTGACCGCGTAACCCCTTCGCTAACGGTGTAGGTTCCGGTACAATTGCTTCCTAATTTTTTAGAGCCCATCCGCGTCATGTGTGCTAACTTCAAGATGAAAGTGAGATCCACATTTTCAGCTGCGCTTTCCCACCTACATGCTCGCTTCACTTGGTCCCTTTGGCCTAAGCATGGCTAAGTGTCGCGATTGGAGGCTGAGTTTCCAAGCACGCGTATCGTCGCACATCAATGTGCCGGTCACCACAGATAGACACACAAGAATCGCTTTAATCCACTTCGAATCCCAATTGTGGTTTGTTCTGTGCCTCGAGCCAGTGTTGCCCAGGGAAATCTCACGGTGAGCTGCAACACGTTGCCTAGCTGCAGCTCTGCAGAGACGAGCGCGAGGCTGAACTGTGATGGTTCAATGTGGACGAGCCGACCCTGAGAATCGAAAAGCCTTTCTCCTTTTCACGCCTCTACTTTGTAGGTCTGTATCGCCTGCCCGGGCGCTGTTGCTTCATGACTAAAAAAAACAGTGCAGAGCATCAAGGCTGCCAAGTCCTggaagcttgtcgagacgcgagctcgacacgAAGCATTCTTCTTTGGATGCCAGACGGACCTCTCCCCACTTGACGGAAGCTCCGCCCCCTCGGAATTACCTTTTGTCATGTGTGATAGAACCTTTGGCCAACTAAGCCGGCTGCTCCAGTTCGATTGCCACTCCTCCTCTCTACGTGCCGATTGTGTCAACCAGCCACAGGAAAGAAACACCACACCACAAGGTTTTGGCCTTTCTCGGTTGATTTTGTTTTTCTTGTAACTAGTTTCTTTTGTTCTTGATGAGATTTTGTTGGCTTTGGGCCTCTCTGTCTGTCTGCCAGCGCGCGCTTGCTGCGCACAGCTCCACCGCTCATGTTGCTTGACCCTCGACTTCGGTACTAAGGAAGCAGGTCCTCGTCATATCCCGCCCTCCACAAAGACCCTTGTCTTTCGATCCTGGCTGAGCCCATGTCGCTCGCTCTGGTTGTCGTTGTTGTGCACGTCCCTGTGCCACACTCTCTCTCACCATCTGCACGCGAACTCACCCAGCTTTGAAGGGAAAAAAACGGAGGCATCCGAACAACAACGCCACCAATTTTGTCAGCGCCTTGAAGCGTTTGGGGTTTGTTCCAAACAATGGAATCGACATTCGGAAGGGTGTCATAGAGCTCCACGGCGTTCAAAGACGGTCGCATTGTCCCCAAAACACATACAACCGTCGATGGTCCGGGTTTTGCGCTTTTCTCTGGTTAAACCTTGAGTTTCTTGACTGCTCCATCCCATTTACCTTCTTTGTTTGCTctgccgttgctgcttTGCGTCCTTTCGTCTTGCCCGTTACCATCTCGGACCGCTTCTCTCACTTTGAAGTTTTTGGCCTTCGCTTCGACCACAGAGTTTCTTGCACACTGTCTCTGCGCTAGATACTAGCAACCGATAACGCTTCTTAGCGCGGCCTACTACCACATTAGGCTACGAATTGTGTTCTTCCTGTCGGCCACTTCGACCGTGCGTGCCCACACTCGCGAGTTCTTTCGTTTGACTTTGGTATTATCGgtctctttctctttctctctctctctctccttcACGGTCCGTGTCTTTGGACTCGCATCCCCGTACGAGGTCACCAGCTCAACCTCGGTCCCTTCCAGCCTGACAAAACGCCACAGTTGGTTGGAGCTTACCTGAATTCCCTTGCCCCTGCTCTTCTTCAACTTCTCCAAGGGTCTTCAGGGTCGCTCTTCCCACTGAATGGGGTCAAACGGCCTTGTGCCAGTCTCAAGCTATCCTAGGTTCAACGTCGGAAGCAATCTTGCTTAAAACAGCTCGACGTTTTGGGAAGTTGCAAGCGTCTTCGGCCCATCGGTAGTTCCGCTTTGTCGACTTGGCTCTTGATCTTTCCATCAGCTCTTCTCTTGTCGGCTTTGATCCTTCCCTCCCGACGCCCACCGCATCACTGCTCAATTCGCGCGATCATCACCCCTCTCTTCGTCGtgcttgccgctgctgcaaagCTAGATACGAACATCGCTCCCCACCCCCACGTTCCTTCATCCGACTCAACGCATCCATTCTTGGCACCTCCGGTCAATAGCTCAGACTCACAGAGCCTCGGGTGTGACTTATCATCCGACTTTTACCCTTCTTACGCTGCCCAAACATCACTCACCTTACCATCACCCCCTCATCGTCAAACTCATGCCACTGATCATGCGACCTCCCGCAAAAACCTCCAACGATATGGTCGATCCTGAGCGCCTTCGCCAGACCGCGCGACGCAAAGAGCAGAATCGTAATGCTCAGCGTCGGCTTCGCGTGCGCAGAGAAGAACATATCTTGCAGCTCCAGGCTCAGCTAGAGGAGCTTCATCGCCGATCTCagagccaagaagaagagagTCACTTTCTAAGGGAAGCTCTTGCCCTCATGCGTGCCGAAAATCGTACGCTGGCCGAGCAGATCGCTATGATCCACCAGGCTTTTCCTTCAACCCAGTCATCTCATCCTCTACAACAGAGGGCTTCCATCAGACCCGGCGCCGATCAAAATGCTTCTCTCAATTTCAGCCGGAGTCGCTCACAAAGCGTCACAGCTTCCATGATCCCACCTTTCGCTTTTGGTAACCCTGCCGCTCCTTGGTCCACCTCGACACAGCAGCCCACACCCGCGGTGCAGCAGCCTTTTGGAGCCACGGATGCTCCCAGTGCCACGCATCGCACCACTTTCTCTCTCGCTTCGCCTCTGCCAGGCGCTCCAGGGTTTGTCGGCGGTCTAGCAGGGCCAAAACACGACAACAGTGAGGACGTTGTCATGCCGCGATCCCAAGACGCTAGTCGCACAAGTTCAATCTCACCAGCCTCGCAGCGACGCGATAGCTCCATAATCAGTCCTTTTGACTTGAGATCCGACCTCTCTCGTCTCGGCAGCGGTCAGACAGAGCTGACGCTACCCTCGGAACCGTCAGAGGTAGAGCGTGGTACACCCACCAAGTTTCGACGTACATCTGATCTGGGCTCGTTGGCTGGTATACCTGCTGCAATGTCGCAATCATCGCCGGTCGAATCGACAAACATCCCATCCAGAACTGCAATACCCGCTACTCGTCCATCTACAAGTGAAATTAAGACCGCTTCGACCAATTTTGCTCCTGGATCAGATGATGTGACGGCATGCTGCCTCGAAAGCATTCACTCTCTGCCCCAAGCCAACGTACAGAAGCGCACGTTTGACAATGGCACTTCGTGGATGTCGCAATCCAACGACGATTCTGCCCAGCTGGCACTCTCTGACTTGTCGACCATCTCTAAGTCTCTGGCTTTGACGCCGGTGGCTATGGGTTTAACCAACGCCATGACGGGCAGCGGGGCCGTTGGCGATGGATGGTCCATCTCGCCTTGGATCAACATGCCCCAGACGCCGTCTGACGGTGCACTTGCCAACACGTATACTAGTGCTTCTCGTGCTCAAGCCGACGGCCACACTGTAGACACGGGCATGGCGGTCGACGGGAGAAAGTCGTTGGCATCTCGTCGTGGGTTCTCGGGTAGCCTCAAATTTGAGGCAAACGCTGTGTAACAACGGTGATGGACGTCCACCGCTCCCGATCGAGTACCTCTTCTACTCAACTCCTGTTCTTTCTTTTATCTAAGGCGAACCAGAAGCCCCGAAATGCGTCCAGATACTCGCCAGTATTGAAACTTGTCAGTGGCGCGTTCGGGTTTGGTCTTGCCAGAATTGCCGAATCGTTATGCTTGCGCTCATGCTGCTGTCCACGGCatgacgctgctgcacgaACAGCTTCGTACTTTATTCTCCGTTCCTTGATATCTTGCCTCGCATTCACTGTCCCAATCTCGCCCTCCGTCCGAAAGCAGCATCTGTACCATACCAAGCATACTCGAAGGGTTCTTCTCACATGGCTGCCTCTTGCGTTCCGTGACCCATGGTCTCCATTCCTTGTCATTCGATTTCGCACGGGTCAGTATGCACGCACACCTGTCAACCGATTTCTGTTTCTCCAGTGTGGGCTTCGAGCTTCGCTCAGCGCGGGTGCTTGGCTCTGCGGCCCCATCTCCCTTGTTGTCCATGTAGTTCTTTCTTCTTCTAACGTCTtctcgcatcgcatcatGTCCGCAATTTTGCAATGGTCTCTAATGATACTCGTCTGGGCCGCTGCAGGCTTGCAGCTTGGATTCTCATCGTAAACTGTGTGTAGTGCGACTGTGGCACGCTTGTTTGTGCGTTTCTTGTgcgaaatcacgaatcgtgaatcacgaataggtTTGAAGCTTAAAGCGGGAAGCACTAGGCATGTGAAGCGCGGAGACATGGGGGACCACGGACAGGGTTAGGGTTGTTAGAGCGCGATATTGGCTCATGCACAAATTCGGCAAACCTTGAACCGGGGTAAGGCATGGGCCGGAGTTTGAGGGACAAGCGTGAAAGTGTGGATAGCGGCTGCCAGCGAGAGCTTACTTAGCTTTACCAAGTTGCAGACTCCACATTCTTAGCTTTTGCAGTAGCATActcacattcgtgactgtgatgGCCAGCTGGGGAGTTCAGAGACGCCTTGTTCTTCGGCTCACGCGGATTTTGGTGCCGGGCAAACACACTTGACGCTTGGCTTAAGAAGATCTTGGACTGTTTTCCACGTTGCCTTTTCACCATCACACGAACCGTTTGCCCGGTCATCCTCCGTTCTCGACCGACCTCAAGCGTTGCAACGTCTCTGTGCCTTGCTACCCAGACTAAATCAAACACCATGGCGAGTCAGGCATTCATTGTAGCGGCCAAGCGAACTCCGTTTGGAGCGTTCGGTGGCAAGCTCGCTGGCTTCAGCGCTTCGCAGCTGGGTGGTCTTGCGTCCAAGGCGGCACTCTCTGAGCTGCCCTCCTCGACCAAGGTCGACGCTACGATTTTCGGTAATGTTCACGCGAGCGACAGTACAGCTGCATACCTGGCGCGTCACGTTGGACACCATGCGGGACTGCCCGTGACAGTGCCTGCTTTGACGGTGAACCGACTGTGCGGATCGGGTTTTCAGAGCATCATCAATGCTGTCCACGAGATCCGCGTGGGCGACTCGGCCGTCGTGCTGACCGGCGGTACCGAGTCCATGTCTCAGGCGCCGTACACTCTGTCCGGCGTGAGGTTTGGCAACACGAGGTACGGCCAGGATCTCAAGTTGgtcgactcgctcgccgcGGCATTGACGGATCAGGTTCCTACGCCGACACCGATGGGTATCACGGCTGAAAACTTGGCGGCCAAGTATGGCATCACGAGACAGCAGTGTGACGAGTACGCGTTGCAGTCGCAACAGCGCTACCAGAAGGCGTTGGCAGACGGAGCGTTCAAGGACGAAATTGTGCCTGTCGAGATCAAGTCAAAGAAAGCTACCGAGAGCTTCCAAGTGGACGAACACCCGCGTGCCAAGACCACTGTGGAAAGTCTCGGAAAGCTCCCCAGCGTTTTCAAGAAGGAAGGCACCGTTTCTGCCGGTAATGCCAGTGGTATCTGCGACGGTGCAGCCGCCAACGTTATCGCTTCGGAGGAAGCGCTGAACAAGTTCGGCCTGAAGCCTTTGGCACGTATTGTTTCGTACGGTGTCACTGCCTGCGAACCCAGCATCATGGGAATCGGGCCCGTCGAAGCGTCCAAGCTGGCGCTTAGCCGCGCCGGACTCAAGGTGTCGGACATGGATCTCATCGAGGTCAACGAGGCCTTCGCAGCGCAGTTCCTGTCCGTCcagaaggagctcgagctgcccAACGACAAGACTAACGTCTTCGGTGGCGCGATCGCCCTCGGTCACCCTCTTGGCGCTAGTGGCGCTAGGATCATGGCTAACCTCACGCACAATTTGATCAGGCTCGACAAGAAGTATGCGCTCGGCGCCGCGTGCATCGGCGGAGGCCAGGGtatcgccatcatcatcgagcgCGTCTAAGCTCTCACACTCGAGCAACATCGGCACGTTCCGATCTACTTGTTTCCACGGATCCTCAGTTGAAAAAGTACCCAATCCTCAAAAAATGCGCCGCTTGCCCGTTCGTGTCTATAGACCTACCAATATCAGTGCTCGCTTCGAAATCGACAAGGTTCCTCTCGAGGGTTGCGCTGTTCGGCAGGCTGGTCGACTCGGTTTGGTTTACACAGCCACGTTCACGACGCTGAAGTGATGTGGAGTGAGGTTTGAACAACACATTGATTGCTAGACACGAGACAGCCGAGCGTCTATGCATTGGTGAATGATTTTGGGCTTTCACGGTGAAATTCCAGGGGCAGTCGGGTGGACCTAGGATCGTTCGAAGCTATTGACACTGACAGAAGCAGACGAGAGCGGGTGAATGAGCTCTCAGAATGCAACGCCGAATCAGATCCTAGCCGACTGGCCAGCTAGTCAAGCGTTAGCGTTGACGATATCGACGAATTCGGGCTTGAGAGAAGCGCcgccgacgaggaagcCGTCGATGTCGGGTCGCTGAGCGAGCTCCTTGCAGTTCTTAGCAGCGACCGAGCCGCCGTAGATGATTCTGAGCTGGTCGGCGGTGTCCTTGCCGAGCTTTTCAGTGGCCCACTTGCGGATCGCAGCGTGAACCTCCTGAGCCTGTTCCGAGGTGGCCACCTTGCCCGTTCCGATGGCCCAAACCGGCTCGTacgcgacgacgatcttggACCAATCCTTGACGTGGTcagcgacagcatcgagttgacgaacgacgacgttgaCCGTCTCGTTGGCTTCGCGTTGCTCAAGCGTCTCACCGATGCAGAGGATCACCGAGAGGTTTTCGGCGAGAGCGGCCGCAGTCTTTTCGGCAACGTTGGCGTCAGATTCGTGGAAAAGAGTTCGTCGCTCCGAGTGACCAAGGATGACCCAGGGGATACCGGCGTCCTTCAGCATGGTAACTGAGACCTCGCCAGTGAACGCTCCACTTGGCTTGTGGTAGGCGTTCTGCGCCGCCACGGCTACCTTGGAGCccttgagctgctcctgGACGGCAAGCAGGTGAAGCGCAGGCGGAGATACGACAACCTCTGCAACACCGATTCGAGAGCCAGGTTCATCATGCGATGCGATTCAAGAGTCAGTGAAACATGCCTGGCTAGCCTATTCGACCGGGTCACTAAACACTCACCAACATTGgagtcgagcttggcctgTGTCAAAGTCTGGGTGAGCTGCTTGGTTGACTCAAGCGAGCCGTTCATCTTCCAGTTACCACCGACGAAGAAAGTGCGAGCCATTTTGTCTAGTATCCGATAATTGGTTGATGGACGAGATGTGGTTGTGATGGAGcgaagagcaagcgcaagtgTAGAAGCTTGAAACATAACAATGCAAATGTAGAGGGGCGGGACACCTTCTTCCAAGGGCTTTTGATTCGCGCTtgccagcatcagcagaaAGGCTACGAGCATTCActacgattcgtgattcatgattcacgattgataGCGGGATCAAaaacgaatcacgaatcgcaatcTCCAAACCGAGCCGATCCATACGAGCCAAGCGGAAAGATCCTGGGCGAACCCCTGCGTTCGCACATCGTGTTGGATTCACACTTATTCACGGTTCATGTCGATTGATTTTGATTTGCGTGCGATACAGGCttatattcacgattataAATAAATAATAATTAATTCCTCCACCTTGTCAGCGCAATTTGGCACACAACCATTTCTTCCTATCTGGAGCGtcagcaatcgtgaatcgtgaaatccAATCAAGTTAGTCACAgttgtgaatcgtgaaatgtGGTGTGCCAACGCATGGACCAGCTGAGGCTGCATCTTTCGTCCGGGAACCGCGCGGCTGCTGAGCGCTTGAAGCGTGTCGCTGGTGCATGTGCGCCTGCTCAACGTCTTCTGACACCAACACGGAGCTTCTATCACCTATCCATCACTCGCTCGAACATCACTCGGAGATAAACATACAACGCAATGTCTTGGCAAGGATACGTTGACACAAACCTGGTCGGCACGGGCAAGATCAGCCAGGCTGCCATCATCGGTCTCAAAGGTGGTGTTTGGGCGACCAGCTCGGATTTCAATGTAAGTTGGCTGCGGTACCATGTGTCGGAAGGCGATGACAAGAAAGCGGATGTTTCAACAGTCTGAAGCACGACGCGTACGggcgagcgacgagcgagctATCTGCGGCCGAGCATTAGGGTATATTGACGGCTGCATCCTCTCTGATGGTCTCATGGTGCCATATGCTTTGGCCCTGACGCTTGTAGTTGCTCGAACCGGCTTGTCAAGAACGTAGAGCTTGTCTCTTTTGACCACAATCGATTCGATCAACATAGCCCACTGCTCTTGACTGACAACTGATTGTTGTCTTGTTTGCCCAATTGttcgctcgctgccaaaACCAAACTTGGGTGCTATCCGCCTATCAGCTCACTGCCGAAGAGCAAAAAGCAATAATTGCCGGCTTCGACGATCCCTCGGGCTTGCAAGCTGGTGGTGTGCGTGCTAACGGCAAAAAGTTCTTCACACTCGGTGTCACACCAAGGACGATTTACGGAAAGCAAGGTGTAAGTATCCCTGCGCTTTCGCTAACTTTTTCCCGCCTCGGCGCTTCGCATCGCTCGTATTCGTTCGCTGACGTCGTTTCCAACTATCTACCCATCGGTGGGAATCAGGGAGACGGACTGGTAGCGGTCAAGACCAACCAAGCCGTGCTCGTATGCGTTTACATGGCACCGATCGTCCCCGGCGAAGCCAACAAGGTCGCTGAGGGTCTCGGTG contains these protein-coding regions:
- a CDS encoding putative acetyl-CoA C-acetyltransferase; this encodes MASQAFIVAAKRTPFGAFGGKLAGFSASQLGGLASKAALSELPSSTKVDATIFGNVHASDSTAAYLARHVGHHAGLPVTVPALTVNRLCGSGFQSIINAVHEIRVGDSAVVLTGGTESMSQAPYTLSGVRFGNTRYGQDLKLVDSLAAALTDQVPTPTPMGITAENLAAKYGITRQQCDEYALQSQQRYQKALADGAFKDEIVPVEIKSKKATESFQVDEHPRAKTTVESLGKLPSVFKKEGTVSAGNASGICDGAAANVIASEEALNKFGLKPLARIVSYGVTACEPSIMGIGPVEASKLALSRAGLKVSDMDLIEVNEAFAAQFLSVQKELELPNDKTNVFGGAIALGHPLGASGARIMANLTHNLIRLDKKYALGAACIGGGQGIAIIIERV
- a CDS encoding putative triose-phosphate isomerase TPI1 codes for the protein MARTFFVGGNWKMNGSLESTKQLTQTLTQAKLDSNVEVVVSPPALHLLAVQEQLKGSKVAVAAQNAYHKPSGAFTGEVSVTMLKDAGIPWVILGHSERRTLFHESDANVAEKTAAALAENLSVILCIGETLEQREANETVNVVVRQLDAVADHVKDWSKIVVAYEPVWAIGTGKVATSEQAQEVHAAIRKWATEKLGKDTADQLRIIYGGSVAAKNCKELAQRPDIDGFLVGGASLKPEFVDIVNANA
- a CDS encoding putative profilin, whose translation is MSWQGYVDTNLVGTGKISQAAIIGLKGGVWATSSDFNLTAEEQKAIIAGFDDPSGLQAGGVRANGKKFFTLGVTPRTIYGKQGGDGLVAVKTNQAVLVCVYMAPIVPGEANKVAEGLGDYLVSVGY